A genomic region of Populus nigra chromosome 11, ddPopNigr1.1, whole genome shotgun sequence contains the following coding sequences:
- the LOC133667998 gene encoding equilibrative nucleotide transporter 3-like, which produces MAALDGSEAPAKLKGKYAAMIVCWLLGIGCLFSWNSMLTIEDYYVYIFPHYHPSRVLTLVYQPFALGTIAVLTYNEAKINTRLRNLFGYALFFLSTLLVLVLDLATSGKGGIGTFIGVCAISGAFGVADAHVQGGMVGDLSFMQPEFIQSFLAGLAASGALTSALRLITKAAFDNSQDGLRKGAILFFAICTFFELLCVLLYAYIFPKLDIVKHYRSKAASEGSKTVSADLAAGGIQTLLKPEAQEDPKQLERLSNKELLLQNIDYAIDMFLIYVLTLSIFPGFLSEDTGTHSLGGWYALVLIAMYNVCDLIGRYIPLLKFLKLESRKSLMIAILSRFLLVPAFYFTAKYGDQGWMIMLTSFLGLTNGYFTVCVLTSAPKGYKGPEQNALGNLLVLFLLGGIFAGVTLDWLWLIGKGW; this is translated from the exons ATGGCAGCACTTGATGGCAGTGAAGCTCCTGCAAAGCTTAAG GGAAAGTATGCTGCTATGATAGTATGTTGGCTGCTTGGAATTGGTTGCCTATTTTCATGGAATAGTATGCTCACAATTGAAGATTATTATGTTTACATTTTCCCG CACTACCACCCGTCAAGGGTCCTTACTCTTGTATATCAACCCTTTGCCCTTGGTACAATTGCAGTGCTGACATACAATGAGGCAAAGATCAATACCAGATTGAGGAACTTATTTGGATATGCTCTTTTCTTCCTCAGCACTCTTTTGGTTTTAGTA TTGGATTTAGCTACATCGGGAAAAGGAGGTATTGGAACTTTCATTGGAGTTTGTGCAATTAGTGGTGCTTTTGGAGTCGCAGATGCGCATGTGCAGGGTGGGATGGTTGGCGACCTGTCTTTCATGCAGCCTGAATTTATTCAG TCTTTCCTAGCTGGTTTAGCAGCATCCGGGGCTCTAACCTCTGCATTGAGGCTAATTACAAAAGCAGCATTTGACAATTCTCAGGATGGTCTTCGCAAGGGAGCCA TTCTATTTTTTGCCATCTGTACCTTTTTTGAGCTTCTCTGTGTTCTTCTCTATGCTTACATTTTCCCCAAACTGGACATTGTGAAGCACTACCGCTCCAAGGCAGCCTCAGAAGGATCAAAAACTGTTTCAGCTGATCTTGCTGCTGGTGGCATCCAAACATTGCTCAAACCGGAA GCCCAAGAAGATCCAAAACAACTGGAGCGGCTAAGCAACAAGGAGTTGCTATTGCAGAATATTGATTATGCAATTGATATGTTTCTGATATATGTCCTGACACTGTCTATTTTCCCTGGATTCTTATCTGAAGACACTGGAACACACAGTTTGGGCGGATG GTATGCGCTTGTATTGATAGCAATGTATAATGTGTGTGATTTAATTGGGAGATATATTCCACTCCTGAAATTCTTGAAGTTGGAGTCCCGGAAAAGTCTAATGATAGCCATTCTCTCTCGCTTCTTGCTCGTCCCGGCTTTCTATTTCACTGCGAAGTATGGAGACCAGGGCTGGATGATAATGCTAACGTCTTTCTTGGGGTTAACTAATGGTTACTTCACTGTGTGTGTCCTTACTTCTGCACCGAAAGGTTACAAG gGACCGGAGCAAAATGCGTTGGGAAATCTGCTTGTATTGTTTCTCCTTGGTGGAATCTTTGCTGGGGTTACTCTTGACTGGTTGTGGCTTATAGGCAAGGGATGGTGA
- the LOC133668566 gene encoding uncharacterized GPI-anchored protein At4g28100-like, with translation MQTLLTIFLFTSLFTPSLSSFLSEPVSGQNQPLKPGDYSNPNTVPAFPVQTESQICHLDLSAELFGGVNDACGRDLDRSRCCPVLAAWLFAAHARSALQVQAPAPTSEPDLPMMPDDSQKCVNSLQSALLSKNVKLAQPNASCDAILCFCGIRLHQISSLSCPAAFNVSSAFHNATPTAAVKNLEKNCKNSTYSGCTKCLGALQKLKAKNETQDKSTRDERASKMFERDCQLMGLTWLLARNKTEYIPTVSAVLRAIMYSTHPPVHESKCSPDQENMPLAVDSLQFGKAQSSSSSRLTSSSSLWSGLRFHVLPLMILVSLFG, from the exons atgcaaactttaCTCACAATATTCCTCTTTACTTCTTTATTCACTCCCTCTCTTTCAAGCTTCCTATCCGAGCCAGTCTCTGGCCAAAACCAGCCTCTAAAACCAGGAGACTATTCAAACCCCAACACGGTCCCCGCATTTCCAGTCCAAACTGAGTCTCAAATTTGCCACTTAGACCTTTCAGCTGAGCTTTTTGGTGGTGTAAATGATGCATGTGGTAGAGACCTTGACCGTAGCCGGTGCTGTCCAGTTCTTGCAGCTTGGCTCTTTGCAGCTCATGCAAGGTCAGCCCTCCAAGTCCAAGCTCCAGCCCCAACATCAGAACCTGATTTGCCAATGATGCCTGATGATTCACAAAAATGTGTGAATTCATTACAAAGTGCACTTTTGAGTAAAAATGTGAAGTTGGCACAACCTAATGCTAGCTGTGATGCTATATTGTGTTTTTGTGGGATTAGGCTTCATCAGATTAGTTCACTTAGTTGTCCTGCTGCTTTTAATGTGAGTTCTGCGTTTCATAATGCAACTCCTACTGCTGCTGTAAAGAATTTGGAGAAGAATTGTAAGAATTCCACTTATTCAGGGTGTACAAAGTGCCTTGGTGCTCTCCAAAAG TTGAAGGCCAAGAATGAAACACAAGACAAGAGCACAAGGGATGAGAGGGCAAGCAAAATGTTCGAAAGGGATTGCCAACTAATGGGTCTAACATGGCTACTTGCAAGAAACAAAACTGAGTACATCCCCACAGTTTCTGCTGTTTTAAGAGCCATAATGTATAGCACACACCCACCAGTCCATGAATCCAAGTGTAGCCCTGATCAAGAAAACATGCCATTGGCTGTTGATTCGCTACAGTTCGGGAAGGCCCagtcatcatcttcttcaagacTAACATCATCGTCATCATTATGGTCTGGTCTTCGTTTCCATGTTTTGCCCCTCATgattttagtttctttgtttGGATAA